The following are from one region of the Canis lupus familiaris isolate Mischka breed German Shepherd chromosome 30, alternate assembly UU_Cfam_GSD_1.0, whole genome shotgun sequence genome:
- the DUOX2 gene encoding dual oxidase 2 isoform X5 gives MQMRGALPSQQEGELPVQMQTLGIDLTQVDTRAASLRGSRKEGSGFSMLCARPEAVVLLGALLTASLDPAGGQDSPPLSWEVQRYDGWFNNLRHHELGAAGFRLQRRVPANYADGVYQALGEPLLPNPRLLSDAATRGPAGQASLRNRTVLGVFFGYHVLSDLVSVETPGCPAEFLNIRIPPGDPVFDPNGRGDVVLPFQRSRWDPESGQSPSNPRDLTNAVTGWLDGSAIYGSSHSWSDALRSFSGGQLASGPDPAFPRNAQPPLLMWSAPDPASGQRGPGGLYAFGAERGNRDPFLQALGLLWFRYHNLCAQRLARQHPHWGDEELFQHARKRVIATYQNIALYEWLPSFLQKTLPKYTGYHPFLDPSISPEFLVASEQFFSTMVPPGVYMRNASCHFQMVLTKDLGSSPALRVCNSYWLRENANLNSAQAVDQLLLGMASQISELEDRIVVEDLRDYWPGSGKFSRTDYVASSIQRGRDMGLPSYTQALMALGLEIPRNWSHINPNVDAQVLEATAALYNQDLTRLELLPGGLLESHGDPGSLFSAIILDQFVRLRDGDRYWFENTRNGLFSKEEIAEIKNTTFWDVLVAVTNVNHSALQPNVFIWHDGAPCPQPRQLTTQGLPQCVPLTVFDYFEGSGPGFGITIVALCCLPLVSLLISGVVAHFRGRERKRLQKKGKESVKKEAAKDGVPAMEWPGPREKSYPITIQLLPDRRLQVLDRKLSVLRTVQLQPPQQVNLILSSNRGCHTLLLKIPKEYDLVLLFNSEEERGTFVQHLQDFCVQWSLGLDVAEMRENELFRRAVTKQQRGRILEIFFRYLFAQVLDIDQADAGTLPLNSSQKVREALTCELSRAEFAESLGLKPQDMFVESMFSLADKDGNGYLSFREFLDILVVFMKGSPEDKSRLMFTMYDLDANGFLSKDEFFTMMRSFIEISNNCLSKAQLTEVVESMFRESGFQDKEELTWEDFHFMLRDHDSELRRTQLCVRGVGDIFKPNISCRVSFITRTPGKRSCSQDLEFSASEAPELGGPGLKKRFGKKVVGPTPRLYTEALKEKMQRGLLAQKLRQYKRFVENYRRHIVCVVVFSAICAGLFAERAYYYAFASPPSGIAETTFVGIILSRGTAASISFMFSYILLTMCRNLITFLRETFLNRYVPFDAAVDFHRWIAMAAVVLAILHSAGHAVNVFIFSVSPLSLLACIFPNIFMNDGSQLPQKFYWWFFQTVPGMTGVLLLLVLAIMYVFASHHFRRRSFRGFWLTHHLYIVLYVLLIIHGSFGLIQLPRFYIYFLVPALIYVGDKLVSLSRKKVEISVVKAELLPSGVTHLQFQRPQGFEYKSGQWVRIACLALGTNEYHPFTLTSAPHEDTLSLHMRAVGPWTTRLRETYSLPKGDGCARYPKLYLDGPFGEGHQEWHKFEVSVLVGGGIGVTPFASILKDLVFKSSLGSQMLCKKIYFIWVTRTQRQFEWLADIIREVEENDHQDLVSVHIYITQLAEKFDLRTTMLYICERHFQKVLNRSLFTGLRSITHFGRPPFEPFFKSLQEVHPQVPKIGVFSCGPPGMTKNVEKACQLINRLDQAHFVHHYENF, from the exons ATGCAAATGAGGGGAGCCCTACCATCACAGCAAGAGGGTGAGCTTCCTGTCCAGATGCAGACTCTTGGCATTGATCTGACTCAAGTGGACACCAGGGCAGCTAGCCTTAGAGGATCCAGAAAAGAGG gcaGCGGGTTCAGCATGCTCTGTGCAAGGCCAGAGGCAGTGGTGCTCCTGGGAGCTCTGCTGACTGCATCCCTGGATCCCGCGG GCGGCCAGGACTCACCCCCACTGTCCTGGGAAGTGCAGCGCTACGACGGCTGGTTCAACAACCTGAGGCATCACGAGCTGGGCGCAGCGG GCTTCCGACTGCAGCGCCGCGTGCCGGCCAATTACGCGGACGGCGTTTACCAGGCCCTGGGGGAGCCCCTGCTGCCCAACCCGCGCCTCCTGAGCGACGCCGCCACGCGGGGCCCGGCCGGGCAGGCATCCCTGCGCAACCGCACCGTGCTGggggtcttctttg GCTACCACGTGCTCTCGGACCTGGTGAGCGTGGAGACACCCGGCTGCCCAGCCGAGTTCCTCAACATCCGCATCCCGCCCGGGGACCCGGTGTTCGACCCCAACGGGCGCGGGGACGTGGTCCTCCCCTTCCAGAGGAGCCGCTGGGACCCCGAGAGCGGACAGAGCCCCAGTAACCCCCGGGACCTG ACCAACGCCGTGACGGGCTGGCTGGACGGCAGCGCCATCTACGGCTCCTCGCACTCCTGGAGCGACGCGCTGCGGAGCTTCTCCGGGGGGCAGCTGGCGTCGGGGCCCGACCCCGCCTTCCCCCGGAACGCGCAACCGCCCCTGCTCATGTGGAGCGCGCCCGACCCCGCCAGCGGCCAGCGCGGGCCCGGGGGCCTGTACG CCTTCGGGGCGGAGCGAGGGAACCGCGACCCCTTCCTGCAGGCGCTGGGCCTGCTGTGGTTCCGCTACCACAACCTGTGCGCGCAGCGGCTGGCCCGCCAGCACCCGCACTGGGGGGACGAGGAGCTGTTCCAGCACGCGCGCAAGAGGGTCATTGCCACCTACCAG AACATTGCTCTCTATGAGTGGCTGCCCAGCTTCCTGCAGAAAACACTCCCAAAATATACAG GGTATCATCCTTTCTTGGACCCCAGCATCTCCCCAGAGTTCCTGGTGGCCTCTGAGCAGTTCTTCTCCACCATGGTGCCCCCTGGCGTCTACATGAG AAATGCCAGTTGTCATTTCCAGATGGTCCTGACCAAGGATTTGGGCAGCTCCCCAGCTCTCAGGGTCTGCAACAGCTACTGGCTTCGGGAG AACGCCAACCTGAACAGTGCCCAGGCGGTGGATCAGCTCCTGCTGGGAATGGCCTCCCAGATTTCAGAGCTAGAGGACAGGATAGTGGTTGAAGATTTGAGGG ACTACTGGCCTGGCTCTGGCAAGTTCTCCCGCACAGACTATGTGGCCAGCAGTATCCAACGTGGCCGAGATATGGGGCTGCCCAGCTATACCCAAGCCCTGATGGCTTTGGGGTTGGAGATTCCCAGGAATTGGAGTCATATCAACCCCAATGTGGACGCCCAG GTGCTGGAGGCCACAGCTGCCCTGTACAACCAGGACCTGACCAGGCTGGAGCTGCTCCCTGGGGGGCTTCTGGAGAGCCATGGGGACCCCGGGTCCCTCTTCAGTGCCATCATCCTCGACCAGTTTGTGAGGCTGCGGGATGGTGACCGCTATTGGTTTGAGAACACCAGAAATGG GCTATTCTCCAAAGAGGAAATTGCGGAAATAAAAAACACCACTTTTTGGGACGTGCTGGTGGCTGTTACTAACGTGAACCACAGTGCTCTGCAACCCAATGTTTTTATCTGGCATGACG GTgccccctgccctcagcctcGGCAGCTCACAACTCAAGGCTTGCCCCAATGTGTGCCCCTAACCGTGTTTGACTACTTTGAGGGCAGCGGTCCTGGTTTTGGCATCACCATTGTGGCCCTCTGCTGTCTTCCGTTAG TGAGCCTGCTTATCTCTGGGGTGGTGGCCCATTTCCGAGGCCGAGAGCGCAAAAGGCTAcagaagaaaggcaaagagagTGTGAAGAAAGAAGCAGCCAAAGACGGTGTGCCAG CGATGGAGTGGCCAGGCCCCAGGGAGAAAAGCTATCCCATCACCATCCAGCTGCTCCCAGACAGGCGACTGCAGGTCCTGGACAGAAAGCTGTCTGTGCTCCGCACTGTCCAGCTGCAGCCCCCCCAGCAGGTCAACCTCATACTGTCCAGCAACCGTGGATGCCATACCCTGCTACTCAAGATCCCCAAGGAGTATGACCTG GTGCTGCTGTTTAACTCTGAGGAAGAGCGGGGCACCTTTGTGCAGCATCTGCAGGACTTCTGTGTGCAGTGGTCTCTGGGCCTTGACGTGGCTgagatgagagagaatgagctgttCAGAAGAGCTGTGACCAAGCAGCAGCGGGGCCGAATCCTGGAGATCTTCTTCAGATACCTGTTTGCCCAG GTGCTGGACATCGACCAGGCAGATGCAGGGACCCTGCCCCTGAACTCATCACAGAAGGTGCGGGAGGCCCTGACTTGCGAGCTGAGCAGAGCTGAGTTTGCCGAGTCCCTGGGCCTTAAGCCCCAGGACATGTTTGTGGAGTCCATGTTCTCTCTGGCTGACAAAGATGGCAACGGCTACCTGTCCTTCCGGGAGTTTCTGGACATCCTGGTGGTCTTTATGAAAG gctccccagaggacAAGTCTCGCCTGATGTTCACCATGTATGACCTTGATGCAAATGGCTTCCTCTCCAAGGATGAGTTTTTCACCATGATGCG gtccTTCATCGAGATCTCCAACAACTGCCTGTCCAAGGCCCAGCTGACTGAGGTGGTAGAGTCCATGTTCCGGGAGTCAGGCTTCCAGGACAAGGAGGAACTGACGTGGGAGGACTTCCACTTCATGCTGCGGGATCATGACAGTGAGCTCCGCCGTACGCAGCTCTGCGTCAGAG GTGTTGGAGACATCTTTAAACCAAACATCAGCTGCCGAGTCTCATTCATCACTCGAACTCCTGGGAAACG CTCCTGTTCCCAGGACTTGGAGTTCTCTGCCTCAGAAGCCCCAGAgctgggaggccctgggctgaagaagaGGTTTGGAAAAAA GGTGGTGGGGCCCACACCCCGGCTGTACACGGAGGCACTGAAGGAGAAGATGCAGCGTGGCCTCCTGGCTCAGAAGCTGCGGCAGTACAAGCGCTTCGTGGAGAACTACCGGCGGCACATCGTATGCGTTGTGGTCTTCTCAGCCATCTGTGCCGGCCTGTTTGCAGAGCGTGCCTACT aTTATGCCTTTGCCTCGCCACCCTCGGGCATCGCAGAGACTACCTTTGTGGGCATCATCCTGTCCCGGGGCACAGCCGCCAGCATCTCCTTCATGTTCTCCTACATCCTGCTCACCATGTGCCGCAACCTCATCACCTTCCTGCGAGAGACCTTCCTCAACCGCTACGTGCCCTTCGATGCCGCTGTGGACTTCCATCGCTGGATCGCCATGGCTGCTGTTGTCCTGGCCA TTTTGCACAGTGCTGGCCATGCAGTCAATGTCTTCATCTTCTCAGTCAGTCCCCTCAGCCTGCTGGCCTGCATCTTCCCCAACATCTTCATGAATGATGG GTCCCAGCTTCCCCAAAAGTTCTACTGGTGGTTCTTCCAAACAGTCCCAG GCATGACAGGGGTGCTCTTGCTCCTGGTTCTGGCCATCATGTATGTCTTCGCCTCCCACCACTTCCGGCGCCGCAGCTTCCGGGGCTTCTGGCTGACCCACCACCTTTACATTGTGCTCTACGTGCTG CTCATCATCCATGGCAGCTTTGGCCTGATCCAGCTGCCACGTTTCTACATCTACTTCCTGGTCCCGGCACTAATCTATGTGGGGGACAAGCTGGTGAGCCTGAGCCGGAAGAAGGTGGAGATCAGCGTGGTGAAGGCAGAGCTGCTGCCCTCAG GAGTGACCCACCTGCAGTTCCAGCGACCCCAAGGCTTTGAGTATAAGTCAGGACAGTGGGTGCGGATCGCCTGCCTGGCTCTGGGAACCAATGAGTACCACCCCTTCACACTGACTTCTGCACCCCATGAGGACACACTCAGCCTGCACATGCGGGCAGTGGGGCCCTGGACCACTCGCCTCAGGGAGACCTACTCACTTCCAAAGGGTGACGGCTGTGCCAGATACCCAAAG CTGTACCTTGATGGACCATTTGGGGAGGGCCATCAGGAATGGCATAAGTTTGAGGTGTCAGTACTGGTGGGAGGGGGCATTGGGGTCACCCCCTTTGCCTCTATCCTCAAAGACCTGGTCTTCAAGTCATCCTTGGGCAGCCAAATGCTCTGTAAAAAG ATCTACTTCATCTGGGTGACACGAACCCAGCGGCAGTTTGAGTGGCTGGCTGACATCATCCGGGAGGTAGAGGAGAATGaccaccaggacctggtgtccgTGCACATCTACATCACCCAGCTGGCTGAGAAGTTTGACCTCAGGACCACCATGCTG TACATCTGTGAGCGGCACTTCCAGAAGGTGCTGAACCGGAGTCTGTTCACGGGCCTGCGCTCCATCACCCACTTTGGCCGACCTCCCTTTGAGCCATTCTTCAAGTCCCTGCAGGAGGTCCACCCACAG GTACCGAAGATTGGGGTGTTCAGCTGTGGCCCTCCAGGAATGACCAAGAATGTAGAGAAGGCCTGTCAGCTCATCAACAGGCTGGACCAGGCCCACTTCGTGCACCACTATGAGAACTTCTGA
- the DUOX2 gene encoding dual oxidase 2 isoform X6: MLCARPEAVVLLGALLTASLDPAGGQDSPPLSWEVQRYDGWFNNLRHHELGAAGFRLQRRVPANYADGVYQALGEPLLPNPRLLSDAATRGPAGQASLRNRTVLGVFFGYHVLSDLVSVETPGCPAEFLNIRIPPGDPVFDPNGRGDVVLPFQRSRWDPESGQSPSNPRDLTNAVTGWLDGSAIYGSSHSWSDALRSFSGGQLASGPDPAFPRNAQPPLLMWSAPDPASGQRGPGGLYAFGAERGNRDPFLQALGLLWFRYHNLCAQRLARQHPHWGDEELFQHARKRVIATYQNIALYEWLPSFLQKTLPKYTGYHPFLDPSISPEFLVASEQFFSTMVPPGVYMRNASCHFQMVLTKDLGSSPALRVCNSYWLRENANLNSAQAVDQLLLGMASQISELEDRIVVEDLRDYWPGSGKFSRTDYVASSIQRGRDMGLPSYTQALMALGLEIPRNWSHINPNVDAQVLEATAALYNQDLTRLELLPGGLLESHGDPGSLFSAIILDQFVRLRDGDRYWFENTRNGLFSKEEIAEIKNTTFWDVLVAVTNVNHSALQPNVFIWHDGAPCPQPRQLTTQGLPQCVPLTVFDYFEGSGPGFGITIVALCCLPLVSLLISGVVAHFRGRERKRLQKKGKESVKKEAAKDGVPAMEWPGPREKSYPITIQLLPDRRLQVLDRKLSVLRTVQLQPPQQVNLILSSNRGCHTLLLKIPKEYDLVLLFNSEEERGTFVQHLQDFCVQWSLGLDVAEMRENELFRRAVTKQQRGRILEIFFRYLFAQVLDIDQADAGTLPLNSSQKVREALTCELSRAEFAESLGLKPQDMFVESMFSLADKDGNGYLSFREFLDILVVFMKGSPEDKSRLMFTMYDLDANGFLSKDEFFTMMRSFIEISNNCLSKAQLTEVVESMFRESGFQDKEELTWEDFHFMLRDHDSELRRTQLCVRGVGDIFKPNISCRVSFITRTPGKRSCSQDLEFSASEAPELGGPGLKKRFGKKVVGPTPRLYTEALKEKMQRGLLAQKLRQYKRFVENYRRHIVCVVVFSAICAGLFAERAYYYAFASPPSGIAETTFVGIILSRGTAASISFMFSYILLTMCRNLITFLRETFLNRYVPFDAAVDFHRWIAMAAVVLAILHSAGHAVNVFIFSVSPLSLLACIFPNIFMNDGSQLPQKFYWWFFQTVPGMTGVLLLLVLAIMYVFASHHFRRRSFRGFWLTHHLYIVLYVLLIIHGSFGLIQLPRFYIYFLVPALIYVGDKLVSLSRKKVEISVVKAELLPSGVTHLQFQRPQGFEYKSGQWVRIACLALGTNEYHPFTLTSAPHEDTLSLHMRAVGPWTTRLRETYSLPKGDGCARYPKLYLDGPFGEGHQEWHKFEVSVLVGGGIGVTPFASILKDLVFKSSLGSQMLCKKIYFIWVTRTQRQFEWLADIIREVEENDHQDLVSVHIYITQLAEKFDLRTTMLYICERHFQKVLNRSLFTGLRSITHFGRPPFEPFFKSLQEVHPQVPKIGVFSCGPPGMTKNVEKACQLINRLDQAHFVHHYENF; this comes from the exons ATGCTCTGTGCAAGGCCAGAGGCAGTGGTGCTCCTGGGAGCTCTGCTGACTGCATCCCTGGATCCCGCGG GCGGCCAGGACTCACCCCCACTGTCCTGGGAAGTGCAGCGCTACGACGGCTGGTTCAACAACCTGAGGCATCACGAGCTGGGCGCAGCGG GCTTCCGACTGCAGCGCCGCGTGCCGGCCAATTACGCGGACGGCGTTTACCAGGCCCTGGGGGAGCCCCTGCTGCCCAACCCGCGCCTCCTGAGCGACGCCGCCACGCGGGGCCCGGCCGGGCAGGCATCCCTGCGCAACCGCACCGTGCTGggggtcttctttg GCTACCACGTGCTCTCGGACCTGGTGAGCGTGGAGACACCCGGCTGCCCAGCCGAGTTCCTCAACATCCGCATCCCGCCCGGGGACCCGGTGTTCGACCCCAACGGGCGCGGGGACGTGGTCCTCCCCTTCCAGAGGAGCCGCTGGGACCCCGAGAGCGGACAGAGCCCCAGTAACCCCCGGGACCTG ACCAACGCCGTGACGGGCTGGCTGGACGGCAGCGCCATCTACGGCTCCTCGCACTCCTGGAGCGACGCGCTGCGGAGCTTCTCCGGGGGGCAGCTGGCGTCGGGGCCCGACCCCGCCTTCCCCCGGAACGCGCAACCGCCCCTGCTCATGTGGAGCGCGCCCGACCCCGCCAGCGGCCAGCGCGGGCCCGGGGGCCTGTACG CCTTCGGGGCGGAGCGAGGGAACCGCGACCCCTTCCTGCAGGCGCTGGGCCTGCTGTGGTTCCGCTACCACAACCTGTGCGCGCAGCGGCTGGCCCGCCAGCACCCGCACTGGGGGGACGAGGAGCTGTTCCAGCACGCGCGCAAGAGGGTCATTGCCACCTACCAG AACATTGCTCTCTATGAGTGGCTGCCCAGCTTCCTGCAGAAAACACTCCCAAAATATACAG GGTATCATCCTTTCTTGGACCCCAGCATCTCCCCAGAGTTCCTGGTGGCCTCTGAGCAGTTCTTCTCCACCATGGTGCCCCCTGGCGTCTACATGAG AAATGCCAGTTGTCATTTCCAGATGGTCCTGACCAAGGATTTGGGCAGCTCCCCAGCTCTCAGGGTCTGCAACAGCTACTGGCTTCGGGAG AACGCCAACCTGAACAGTGCCCAGGCGGTGGATCAGCTCCTGCTGGGAATGGCCTCCCAGATTTCAGAGCTAGAGGACAGGATAGTGGTTGAAGATTTGAGGG ACTACTGGCCTGGCTCTGGCAAGTTCTCCCGCACAGACTATGTGGCCAGCAGTATCCAACGTGGCCGAGATATGGGGCTGCCCAGCTATACCCAAGCCCTGATGGCTTTGGGGTTGGAGATTCCCAGGAATTGGAGTCATATCAACCCCAATGTGGACGCCCAG GTGCTGGAGGCCACAGCTGCCCTGTACAACCAGGACCTGACCAGGCTGGAGCTGCTCCCTGGGGGGCTTCTGGAGAGCCATGGGGACCCCGGGTCCCTCTTCAGTGCCATCATCCTCGACCAGTTTGTGAGGCTGCGGGATGGTGACCGCTATTGGTTTGAGAACACCAGAAATGG GCTATTCTCCAAAGAGGAAATTGCGGAAATAAAAAACACCACTTTTTGGGACGTGCTGGTGGCTGTTACTAACGTGAACCACAGTGCTCTGCAACCCAATGTTTTTATCTGGCATGACG GTgccccctgccctcagcctcGGCAGCTCACAACTCAAGGCTTGCCCCAATGTGTGCCCCTAACCGTGTTTGACTACTTTGAGGGCAGCGGTCCTGGTTTTGGCATCACCATTGTGGCCCTCTGCTGTCTTCCGTTAG TGAGCCTGCTTATCTCTGGGGTGGTGGCCCATTTCCGAGGCCGAGAGCGCAAAAGGCTAcagaagaaaggcaaagagagTGTGAAGAAAGAAGCAGCCAAAGACGGTGTGCCAG CGATGGAGTGGCCAGGCCCCAGGGAGAAAAGCTATCCCATCACCATCCAGCTGCTCCCAGACAGGCGACTGCAGGTCCTGGACAGAAAGCTGTCTGTGCTCCGCACTGTCCAGCTGCAGCCCCCCCAGCAGGTCAACCTCATACTGTCCAGCAACCGTGGATGCCATACCCTGCTACTCAAGATCCCCAAGGAGTATGACCTG GTGCTGCTGTTTAACTCTGAGGAAGAGCGGGGCACCTTTGTGCAGCATCTGCAGGACTTCTGTGTGCAGTGGTCTCTGGGCCTTGACGTGGCTgagatgagagagaatgagctgttCAGAAGAGCTGTGACCAAGCAGCAGCGGGGCCGAATCCTGGAGATCTTCTTCAGATACCTGTTTGCCCAG GTGCTGGACATCGACCAGGCAGATGCAGGGACCCTGCCCCTGAACTCATCACAGAAGGTGCGGGAGGCCCTGACTTGCGAGCTGAGCAGAGCTGAGTTTGCCGAGTCCCTGGGCCTTAAGCCCCAGGACATGTTTGTGGAGTCCATGTTCTCTCTGGCTGACAAAGATGGCAACGGCTACCTGTCCTTCCGGGAGTTTCTGGACATCCTGGTGGTCTTTATGAAAG gctccccagaggacAAGTCTCGCCTGATGTTCACCATGTATGACCTTGATGCAAATGGCTTCCTCTCCAAGGATGAGTTTTTCACCATGATGCG gtccTTCATCGAGATCTCCAACAACTGCCTGTCCAAGGCCCAGCTGACTGAGGTGGTAGAGTCCATGTTCCGGGAGTCAGGCTTCCAGGACAAGGAGGAACTGACGTGGGAGGACTTCCACTTCATGCTGCGGGATCATGACAGTGAGCTCCGCCGTACGCAGCTCTGCGTCAGAG GTGTTGGAGACATCTTTAAACCAAACATCAGCTGCCGAGTCTCATTCATCACTCGAACTCCTGGGAAACG CTCCTGTTCCCAGGACTTGGAGTTCTCTGCCTCAGAAGCCCCAGAgctgggaggccctgggctgaagaagaGGTTTGGAAAAAA GGTGGTGGGGCCCACACCCCGGCTGTACACGGAGGCACTGAAGGAGAAGATGCAGCGTGGCCTCCTGGCTCAGAAGCTGCGGCAGTACAAGCGCTTCGTGGAGAACTACCGGCGGCACATCGTATGCGTTGTGGTCTTCTCAGCCATCTGTGCCGGCCTGTTTGCAGAGCGTGCCTACT aTTATGCCTTTGCCTCGCCACCCTCGGGCATCGCAGAGACTACCTTTGTGGGCATCATCCTGTCCCGGGGCACAGCCGCCAGCATCTCCTTCATGTTCTCCTACATCCTGCTCACCATGTGCCGCAACCTCATCACCTTCCTGCGAGAGACCTTCCTCAACCGCTACGTGCCCTTCGATGCCGCTGTGGACTTCCATCGCTGGATCGCCATGGCTGCTGTTGTCCTGGCCA TTTTGCACAGTGCTGGCCATGCAGTCAATGTCTTCATCTTCTCAGTCAGTCCCCTCAGCCTGCTGGCCTGCATCTTCCCCAACATCTTCATGAATGATGG GTCCCAGCTTCCCCAAAAGTTCTACTGGTGGTTCTTCCAAACAGTCCCAG GCATGACAGGGGTGCTCTTGCTCCTGGTTCTGGCCATCATGTATGTCTTCGCCTCCCACCACTTCCGGCGCCGCAGCTTCCGGGGCTTCTGGCTGACCCACCACCTTTACATTGTGCTCTACGTGCTG CTCATCATCCATGGCAGCTTTGGCCTGATCCAGCTGCCACGTTTCTACATCTACTTCCTGGTCCCGGCACTAATCTATGTGGGGGACAAGCTGGTGAGCCTGAGCCGGAAGAAGGTGGAGATCAGCGTGGTGAAGGCAGAGCTGCTGCCCTCAG GAGTGACCCACCTGCAGTTCCAGCGACCCCAAGGCTTTGAGTATAAGTCAGGACAGTGGGTGCGGATCGCCTGCCTGGCTCTGGGAACCAATGAGTACCACCCCTTCACACTGACTTCTGCACCCCATGAGGACACACTCAGCCTGCACATGCGGGCAGTGGGGCCCTGGACCACTCGCCTCAGGGAGACCTACTCACTTCCAAAGGGTGACGGCTGTGCCAGATACCCAAAG CTGTACCTTGATGGACCATTTGGGGAGGGCCATCAGGAATGGCATAAGTTTGAGGTGTCAGTACTGGTGGGAGGGGGCATTGGGGTCACCCCCTTTGCCTCTATCCTCAAAGACCTGGTCTTCAAGTCATCCTTGGGCAGCCAAATGCTCTGTAAAAAG ATCTACTTCATCTGGGTGACACGAACCCAGCGGCAGTTTGAGTGGCTGGCTGACATCATCCGGGAGGTAGAGGAGAATGaccaccaggacctggtgtccgTGCACATCTACATCACCCAGCTGGCTGAGAAGTTTGACCTCAGGACCACCATGCTG TACATCTGTGAGCGGCACTTCCAGAAGGTGCTGAACCGGAGTCTGTTCACGGGCCTGCGCTCCATCACCCACTTTGGCCGACCTCCCTTTGAGCCATTCTTCAAGTCCCTGCAGGAGGTCCACCCACAG GTACCGAAGATTGGGGTGTTCAGCTGTGGCCCTCCAGGAATGACCAAGAATGTAGAGAAGGCCTGTCAGCTCATCAACAGGCTGGACCAGGCCCACTTCGTGCACCACTATGAGAACTTCTGA